CACTCCCAATCCAGGGCGCCCTTTTTCCAGATATATGCAAAACCAACAATAAATTCGAGCAGGAAGATTGCCATGGCAATGTATCCCTCCCAACCAATATCCCTCAAGGCAATGCCCCAAGGAAATAAAAATGCAGTTTCTAAATCAAATAGGATAAAGAGGATGGCGATCAAGTAGTAACGCACATCGAATTTCATACGAGCGTCTTCAAAGGCTTC
This genomic window from Polynucleobacter sp. MWH-UH24A contains:
- a CDS encoding NADH-quinone oxidoreductase subunit A, translated to MNLSNYFPVLLFILVGLGVGLAPIVLGKVLAPSKSYSEKDSPYECGFEAFEDARMKFDVRYYLIAILFILFDLETAFLFPWGIALRDIGWEGYIAMAIFLLEFIVGFAYIWKKGALDWE